The following are encoded together in the Brassica napus cultivar Da-Ae chromosome A9, Da-Ae, whole genome shotgun sequence genome:
- the LOC125578086 gene encoding uncharacterized protein LOC125578086, which yields MINLPPTGLVTPLYPWIFWVLWTSRNQLLFEDKSFSETERMLKAIKAAVKWQEATNLLTATRLPTKKPNSVSLKDCPLMNLTPQIPANTSALYTDAAWNRTSLAGGMGWVSTKAGGSVLFKGTVTRRNVASALVAEAMALKTALLEAVSHGLTDIICFSDSKCLIDLITRKKTVVALQGLLHDLGVLSDSCNSISFCFIPRGRNEVADSLAKNALFCLSNNPSGNNFSVVNSVFKLI from the coding sequence ATGATTAATCTACCTCCCACTGGTCTGGTAACTCCCTTATACCCAtggattttttgggttttgtggaCTAGTAGGAACCAGTTATTGTTCGAGGATAAGTCTTTCTCGGAAACAGAGAGGATGCTCAAGGCTATAAAGGCGGCTGTGAAATGGCAGGAGGCGACCAATCTCCTAACCGCGACAAGGCTCCCTACCAAGAAACCAAACTCTGTTTCACTTAAAGACTGTCCACTTATGAACTTAACTCCGCAGATACCAGCAAATACCTCAGCTCTGTATACAGATGCAGCTTGGAATAGAACATCTCTGGCAGGAGGCATGGGATGGGTAAGCACAAAAGCTGGCGGCTCGGTTCTATTCAAAGGAACTGTGACTCGTCGAAATGTGGCATCAGCGCTCGTGGCAGAGGCTATGGCTCTTAAAACAGCACTCTTGGAAGCTGTCTCTCATGGTCTAACAGACATAATCTGTTTCTCAGATTCTAAGTGTCTAATTGACCTCATCACAAGAAAGAAAACTGTGGTGGCTCTGCAAGGATTACTCCATGACCTCGGCGTGTTGAGTGATTCTTGTAACTCTATCTCATTTTGTTTTATCCCTCGGGGCCGCAATGAAGTTGCAGACTCTCTTGCTAAAAATGCTCTGTTTTGTTTGTCAAACAACCCGAGTGGGAATAACTTTTCGGTTGTAAACTCTGTTTTTAAGTTGATATGA